From Cellulophaga lytica DSM 7489, a single genomic window includes:
- a CDS encoding porin family protein, producing MKKTLLVITMALASLTTFAQTDAGFGIKGGLNYGGNGDYYDSAKDAYNDPDKNVGYHIGLYAKTGGNLYLRPELVYTSLKSGYAEDFKMQKLDLPVLVGAKVIGPLNVFAGPAFQYILDTDYDGITIGDVENDFTVGLNVGIGVNLGKLGVDIRYERGFSDNEVDIINADITSVQKDRIDTRPDQLILSLSLKL from the coding sequence ATGAAAAAAACACTTTTAGTAATTACAATGGCTTTGGCAAGTTTAACAACTTTTGCCCAAACTGATGCTGGTTTTGGTATTAAAGGAGGTTTAAACTATGGTGGTAATGGAGATTATTATGACTCTGCAAAAGATGCTTATAATGACCCTGATAAAAATGTAGGTTACCACATTGGACTTTATGCAAAAACTGGCGGCAATTTATATCTTAGACCAGAATTAGTGTATACATCTCTAAAATCTGGTTATGCAGAAGATTTTAAAATGCAAAAGTTAGACTTACCTGTTTTAGTTGGCGCAAAGGTAATTGGTCCGTTAAACGTATTTGCAGGTCCTGCTTTTCAGTACATTTTAGATACAGATTATGATGGTATAACTATTGGTGATGTAGAGAACGACTTTACCGTAGGCCTTAACGTAGGTATAGGTGTTAACTTAGGCAAATTAGGAGTTGACATTAGGTATGAAAGAGGATTTAGCGATAATGAAGTTGATATTATAAATGCTGATATTACATCTGTACAAAAAGACAGAATAGATACTAGGCCAGATCAACTTATTTTAAGTTTATCTCTAAAACTATAA
- a CDS encoding FKBP-type peptidyl-prolyl cis-trans isomerase produces the protein MKFKNVFLVAILAIIVWACNSDDNGFSIEPPKALSEIVDQDKDSIVKYLETHFYNYEDFQDPPADFDYKIVLGEIEGENADKTPLIDMMTAVKTTVRSEEIGLTDNKEVEHTYYYLVARQGVGAQANTADSTYVRYEGLLLDNTVFDASTATPRWFDLATLQAPLQGARGFSLGTQFLKAGRAITDDDINDDGTFEVSDYGVGMIIFPSALGYYNNATGSISAYSPLIFKIDLIAVNNADHDNDGIPSYIEDLNGNGYLFDDNTDEVSEDGSSSIATTPNYLDDDDDNDGILTRDEISDEDGNIILPYPDTDGDGIPNYLDPNN, from the coding sequence ATGAAATTTAAGAACGTTTTTTTAGTTGCTATACTGGCCATAATAGTATGGGCTTGTAATAGTGATGATAATGGCTTTTCTATAGAGCCACCAAAGGCATTAAGTGAAATAGTAGACCAAGATAAAGACTCTATAGTTAAATACTTAGAGACACACTTTTACAACTATGAAGATTTTCAAGATCCACCAGCAGATTTTGACTATAAAATTGTTTTAGGAGAAATTGAGGGGGAAAATGCAGATAAAACACCGTTAATTGATATGATGACGGCAGTTAAAACAACTGTACGCTCTGAAGAAATAGGATTAACTGATAATAAAGAAGTAGAACATACTTATTATTACCTTGTAGCAAGACAAGGGGTAGGAGCACAGGCTAATACAGCAGACTCTACTTATGTCCGTTATGAAGGTTTGTTGTTAGATAATACTGTTTTTGATGCGTCAACTGCTACTCCTAGATGGTTTGACCTAGCTACACTACAAGCTCCTCTTCAAGGAGCGCGCGGGTTTTCTTTGGGAACACAATTTTTAAAAGCAGGTAGGGCTATAACAGATGATGATATAAACGATGATGGGACATTTGAAGTTAGTGATTATGGAGTAGGTATGATAATTTTTCCTTCTGCTTTGGGTTATTACAATAATGCTACTGGTTCTATATCTGCCTACAGTCCTTTAATTTTTAAAATTGATTTAATAGCAGTAAATAATGCAGACCATGATAATGATGGTATTCCTTCTTACATAGAAGATTTAAATGGAAATGGTTATTTGTTTGATGATAATACAGATGAAGTATCTGAAGATGGTTCTAGTTCTATAGCTACAACTCCAAACTATTTAGATGATGATGATGATAACGACGGGATATTAACTAGAGATGAAATTAGTGATGAGGATGGTAATATAATTTTGCCTTACCCAGATACAGACGGTGATGGTATTCCAAACTATTTAGACCCAAATAACTAA
- a CDS encoding RNA-binding S4 domain-containing protein has translation MRIDKYLWCTRYFKTRNIATEACKKGHIKVNDKVVKPSRDVFPMDKITVRKNQINYQFTILDVPPNRVGAKLVDMYRKDTTPKEAFEHSELLKYSKDYYRKKGTGRPTKKDRREIDDYTTTNSTEEE, from the coding sequence ATGAGGATAGACAAATATTTATGGTGTACACGTTATTTTAAAACAAGAAATATTGCTACTGAAGCCTGTAAAAAAGGACACATTAAAGTTAATGATAAAGTGGTAAAACCGTCTAGAGATGTTTTTCCAATGGACAAAATAACGGTACGTAAAAACCAAATAAATTACCAGTTTACTATTTTAGATGTGCCACCTAACAGAGTTGGCGCTAAATTAGTAGATATGTACCGTAAAGATACTACACCTAAAGAAGCTTTTGAGCACTCTGAACTACTTAAATACTCTAAGGACTATTATAGAAAAAAAGGCACAGGAAGACCTACAAAAAAAGACCGTAGAGAAATTGATGATTACACAACTACAAATTCTACCGAAGAGGAATAA
- a CDS encoding phosphoribosyltransferase domain-containing protein, translating to MQNKILSHNQIQHKVKRIAYQIYEANVEETEIVIAGIDGGGLKFAKKLSTVLQDITTAKITLCTVKMDKKNPLNSGVTTSISKEEYTNKSVVLIDDVLNSGTTLIYGVFHFLKVPLRQLKTAVLVNRNHKKYPVKADYKGLSLSTSLQEHIEVEFKDNDDAVYLN from the coding sequence ATGCAGAACAAAATATTATCTCACAACCAAATTCAGCATAAAGTTAAGCGTATTGCTTACCAAATTTACGAGGCTAATGTAGAAGAAACAGAGATTGTAATTGCTGGTATAGATGGGGGCGGATTAAAATTTGCAAAAAAACTAAGTACTGTTTTACAAGACATTACCACTGCTAAAATTACATTGTGTACAGTAAAAATGGATAAAAAAAACCCGTTAAACAGCGGAGTTACAACTTCTATTTCTAAAGAAGAATACACCAATAAATCTGTTGTTTTAATAGATGATGTTTTAAACTCCGGAACAACCTTAATATACGGTGTTTTTCATTTTTTAAAAGTACCCTTACGCCAATTAAAAACGGCTGTTTTGGTAAACAGAAACCATAAAAAATATCCAGTAAAAGCAGATTATAAAGGATTGTCTTTATCTACATCTTTACAAGAACATATAGAGGTAGAATTTAAAGATAATGATGATGCTGTGTACTTAAACTAA
- a CDS encoding shikimate kinase — MQIVLVGYMGSGKSTVGRELAKRLKINFLDLDSYIEKKYEMSISDLFSIKGEIFFRKAEILCLNEIFATNDDFVLSTGGGTPCYGDNINVMTNNTSNVFYLSVPIPELIKRLVKEKANRPLIANIPENELPEFIGAHLFERSYFYTKAHHTILVQQKKAAEVVNDIVEKLV, encoded by the coding sequence ATGCAAATAGTACTTGTTGGTTATATGGGGAGCGGAAAATCTACAGTAGGAAGAGAGCTTGCCAAGCGTTTGAAAATCAATTTTTTGGATTTGGACTCTTACATAGAAAAAAAGTATGAGATGTCTATTTCAGATCTTTTTTCTATAAAAGGAGAAATATTTTTTAGAAAAGCGGAAATTTTATGTTTAAACGAAATTTTTGCAACAAATGATGATTTTGTGCTCTCTACAGGGGGCGGAACACCTTGCTACGGAGACAATATTAATGTTATGACTAATAATACTAGTAATGTTTTTTATTTAAGCGTGCCAATACCAGAACTTATAAAGAGGTTAGTAAAAGAAAAAGCAAACAGACCTTTAATAGCAAACATACCAGAAAACGAACTGCCAGAGTTTATAGGAGCACATTTGTTTGAGCGTAGTTACTTTTACACAAAAGCTCACCATACTATATTAGTACAGCAAAAGAAAGCCGCTGAAGTGGTAAATGATATTGTAGAAAAGTTAGTTTAA
- a CDS encoding glycoside hydrolase family 2 TIM barrel-domain containing protein has protein sequence MKYKLALITLCIITAFNCKSKETVTLQTDFNFDWNFKLEDTVAGIHDTEWKKIKLPHDWSVTNKFDSIKGEGATAYLLGGIGYYKKDFYTQLNSNQVAYILFDGVYNNATISLNNKELGFHPYGYSPFYYDVTSALNENGNKNTINVKVDRTRYADSRWYTGSGIYRNVKFITKNKLHIPIWGSFITTPTVTNKLATVSIQTTINNKFNSSKTAILSTTIYDTNNVVVNTNTKNITVAKNTTLKDLATIKVTDPKLWDIDSPTLYTAITTITQDNEVIDTQKTKFGIRSIKFDANTGFYLNGKNRKIKGVCLHHDAGLVGAAVPKGVWRRRLQTLKNIGCNAIRISHNPASNEFLDLCDEMGFLVQDEFFDEWDNPKDKRKNMNEKSVDYITRGYAEHFQEWAEIDLKNTVLSHRNHPSIFQWSIGNEIEWTYPRNANATGFFNNIDWSGNYFWSLPPNNISTIKEKLKTLPKAKYDIGETAKKLAKWTKELDTTRYVIANCILPSSSYESGYADALDIIGFSYRRVIYDYGHKNYPNLPLMGTENLGQWHEWKAVMERPFISGTFLWTGIDYMGESNKGWPKKGTSSGLLDVAGFKKPSYHMFNALWNTEPNIYITSQTLDKSIYKLDANGNPLEKQDGKWKTALWQWHNVNEHWNYNNNTVTVVEVYSNCTEVELFLNNKSLGVKKLSNFEDHIYKWAVPYKKGTLKAVGLKDGKKVESTITTTTKPTTIKLTTDQKKLTADGYDVAHIIAQLVDKNGNPIKTENQIINFSVSGNATVLGVDNGSITNTQNFKSNKIKTSKGRALLIVQSLQDKTTPINITVNSASLKSNQITITLEPKKN, from the coding sequence ATGAAATATAAATTAGCACTTATTACCTTATGTATAATTACAGCTTTTAATTGCAAGTCTAAAGAAACTGTAACATTACAAACAGATTTTAATTTTGATTGGAACTTTAAACTTGAAGACACTGTTGCAGGAATTCATGATACCGAGTGGAAAAAAATAAAATTACCACATGACTGGAGTGTTACTAATAAGTTTGACTCTATAAAAGGGGAAGGTGCTACAGCTTATTTACTAGGTGGCATTGGGTATTACAAAAAGGACTTTTATACACAATTAAATAGTAACCAAGTTGCTTATATACTTTTTGATGGCGTTTACAACAACGCAACCATTAGCTTAAACAATAAAGAACTAGGTTTTCATCCTTACGGCTACTCTCCCTTTTATTACGATGTAACATCTGCCTTAAATGAAAATGGCAACAAAAACACTATAAATGTTAAGGTAGACAGAACAAGATATGCAGATAGTAGATGGTATACTGGCTCTGGAATATACAGAAATGTAAAGTTTATTACCAAAAACAAATTACACATTCCTATTTGGGGTTCTTTTATTACAACACCAACCGTTACTAATAAATTAGCTACTGTTAGCATACAAACAACTATAAATAATAAATTCAATAGCAGCAAAACAGCAATACTAAGCACAACAATATATGATACAAATAATGTAGTAGTTAATACCAATACCAAAAATATAACTGTTGCTAAAAATACAACCCTAAAAGATTTAGCTACTATTAAAGTAACTGATCCTAAATTATGGGATATTGATAGCCCTACACTATACACTGCCATAACTACCATTACACAGGATAATGAAGTTATAGACACACAAAAAACAAAATTTGGTATACGCAGTATTAAGTTTGACGCTAATACAGGGTTTTATTTAAATGGAAAAAACAGAAAAATAAAAGGTGTATGCCTACACCATGATGCCGGACTAGTTGGTGCTGCTGTGCCAAAAGGAGTTTGGAGAAGACGTTTACAAACTTTAAAAAATATAGGCTGCAATGCTATTAGAATATCTCATAACCCAGCTTCTAATGAGTTTTTAGACCTATGTGATGAAATGGGTTTTCTTGTACAAGATGAGTTTTTTGACGAGTGGGACAACCCTAAAGACAAACGGAAAAATATGAATGAAAAAAGCGTAGACTACATTACAAGAGGCTACGCAGAACATTTTCAAGAGTGGGCAGAAATAGATTTAAAAAATACAGTTTTATCACACAGAAACCACCCTTCTATTTTTCAATGGAGTATTGGTAATGAAATTGAATGGACTTACCCAAGAAATGCAAATGCTACTGGTTTTTTTAATAATATAGATTGGAGTGGTAATTATTTTTGGTCTTTACCTCCTAACAATATAAGTACTATAAAAGAAAAACTTAAAACGCTCCCAAAAGCCAAATATGATATTGGTGAAACTGCAAAAAAACTAGCAAAATGGACCAAAGAGTTAGATACTACTAGATATGTAATTGCAAATTGCATTTTACCTTCTTCTAGCTATGAGTCTGGGTATGCAGATGCTCTAGATATTATAGGTTTTAGCTACCGTAGAGTAATATATGATTACGGACATAAAAACTATCCTAATTTACCACTTATGGGAACCGAAAATCTTGGTCAATGGCATGAATGGAAAGCAGTTATGGAAAGACCTTTTATTTCTGGTACATTTTTATGGACAGGAATAGATTATATGGGAGAATCTAACAAAGGATGGCCAAAAAAAGGAACCTCTAGCGGTTTATTAGATGTGGCTGGGTTTAAAAAACCATCATACCATATGTTTAATGCTTTATGGAACACTGAGCCTAATATTTATATTACTTCTCAAACTTTAGATAAATCTATTTATAAACTAGATGCCAATGGCAACCCTTTAGAAAAACAAGATGGCAAATGGAAAACGGCTTTATGGCAATGGCATAATGTAAATGAACATTGGAACTATAATAACAATACTGTTACGGTTGTAGAAGTATACTCTAACTGTACAGAGGTAGAGCTGTTTTTAAACAATAAATCTTTAGGGGTAAAAAAGCTTAGCAACTTTGAAGATCATATTTACAAATGGGCAGTTCCTTACAAAAAAGGAACTTTAAAAGCGGTTGGCTTAAAAGATGGTAAAAAAGTAGAATCTACTATTACAACTACAACAAAACCAACAACTATAAAACTCACCACAGACCAGAAAAAATTAACTGCAGACGGTTATGATGTTGCACATATTATAGCACAACTTGTAGATAAAAACGGTAACCCTATAAAAACTGAAAATCAAATTATTAACTTTAGTGTTTCTGGTAATGCAACAGTTTTAGGTGTAGATAACGGTAGCATTACTAACACACAAAATTTTAAAAGCAATAAAATTAAAACCAGTAAAGGAAGGGCTCTTTTAATAGTTCAATCTTTACAAGACAAAACAACTCCTATAAATATTACAGTAAACTCTGCTTCATTAAAAAGCAACCAAATAACAATTACTTTAGAACCTAAAAAAAATTAA
- a CDS encoding glycoside hydrolase family 117 protein, producing the protein MIKKSIVLSTITCILLITACKNNTNTASVTTAEEPKQEITPEQIDELGITNPDSLSAATKRALQWPKDLGNEWFIQFSNLKPLKGDLAYEEGVVRRDPSAIIKEDGKYYVWYSKSTGPSQGFGGDVENEKVFPWDRCDIWYATSEDGETWKEEGIAVARGEKGAYDDRSVFTVEIMKYQNKYYLCYQTVKSPYTVRVKNQVGLAWSDSPNGPWTKSEEPILSPADNGIWKGEEQDRFAVEKKGDFDSHKVHDPCILPYKGKFYLYYKGEQMGEKITFGGRQIRHGVAIADNPLGPYVKSPYNPISNSGHEICVWPYNGGIASLITTDGPEKNTIQWAPDGINFEIKSVIPGVPAHAIGLNRSADTEKDPTEILRWGLTHVYNSSDYQSIMSFTSARKTTHRAKGVKSK; encoded by the coding sequence ATGATAAAGAAAAGTATAGTACTAAGCACAATTACCTGTATACTTTTAATTACAGCTTGTAAAAATAATACGAATACAGCAAGTGTTACCACAGCAGAAGAACCTAAGCAAGAAATTACACCAGAGCAAATAGATGAGTTGGGTATAACAAACCCAGACTCTTTAAGTGCTGCAACAAAAAGAGCATTACAATGGCCAAAAGATTTAGGTAATGAATGGTTTATACAATTCTCTAACCTTAAACCCTTAAAAGGAGATTTAGCTTATGAAGAAGGTGTTGTGCGTAGAGATCCAAGTGCTATTATTAAAGAAGATGGCAAATACTACGTTTGGTACAGCAAAAGCACTGGGCCATCACAAGGTTTTGGTGGCGATGTAGAAAATGAAAAAGTTTTTCCTTGGGATAGATGTGATATTTGGTACGCTACATCTGAAGACGGTGAAACTTGGAAAGAAGAAGGCATTGCTGTTGCAAGAGGCGAAAAAGGCGCTTATGATGACAGGTCTGTTTTTACAGTAGAAATAATGAAATATCAGAACAAATATTACTTATGCTACCAAACCGTAAAATCTCCCTATACAGTACGCGTTAAAAATCAGGTTGGTTTAGCGTGGTCAGATTCGCCAAACGGACCTTGGACAAAAAGTGAAGAGCCTATACTTAGTCCTGCAGATAATGGCATCTGGAAAGGAGAAGAACAAGACCGTTTTGCTGTAGAGAAAAAAGGAGATTTTGATAGTCACAAAGTACATGACCCTTGCATTTTGCCTTACAAAGGTAAATTTTACTTGTACTATAAAGGCGAGCAAATGGGCGAAAAAATTACGTTTGGCGGCAGACAAATACGCCATGGCGTTGCTATTGCAGACAATCCTTTAGGGCCTTATGTAAAATCACCTTACAACCCAATAAGTAATAGTGGTCATGAAATTTGTGTTTGGCCATACAATGGTGGTATTGCGTCATTAATTACTACAGATGGTCCAGAAAAAAATACCATACAATGGGCTCCAGACGGTATTAATTTTGAAATTAAATCTGTTATTCCTGGTGTACCAGCGCATGCAATAGGCTTAAACAGATCTGCAGATACAGAAAAAGATCCAACAGAAATATTACGCTGGGGACTTACACATGTATACAATAGTAGCGACTACCAAAGTATTATGAGTTTTACATCTGCCAGAAAAACTACACACAGAGCTAAAGGTGTAAAATCTAAATAA
- a CDS encoding IclR family transcriptional regulator — translation MSKPKEVLKSEYNVPNLERGLMVIEILATKKDGLTLAEITEALDLTKTTAFRVVSTLIFKNYLQKNETTKKITLSRKMLTLGISAMNEQSIVEMSIDVMRALRDELKESVMLGVLLDTKGTILEQVSSSYPVKLFVEPGTQFNLHSSVGGKSILAFLPKEESNSILKKISLTKYTKNTITSKKEFKETLALVKQNGYAIDNGEDIQGIHCIGAPIFNESGYPVAALWITAPHGRLPHEEFHKKGQIVAKYALEISVKLGFISQ, via the coding sequence ATGAGTAAACCAAAGGAAGTTTTAAAATCTGAATACAATGTTCCTAATTTAGAAAGAGGCTTAATGGTTATAGAAATATTAGCCACTAAAAAAGACGGTTTAACGCTTGCAGAAATTACAGAAGCACTAGACCTTACAAAAACCACTGCTTTTAGAGTTGTAAGCACGTTAATTTTTAAAAATTACTTGCAAAAAAACGAGACCACTAAAAAAATTACACTTTCTAGAAAAATGCTTACACTAGGCATATCTGCAATGAACGAACAAAGTATTGTAGAAATGTCTATAGATGTTATGCGCGCCTTAAGAGATGAACTAAAGGAATCTGTAATGCTTGGAGTTTTATTAGACACTAAAGGCACAATATTAGAGCAGGTATCATCTTCCTATCCTGTAAAATTATTTGTAGAACCAGGTACACAGTTTAATTTACACAGTTCTGTTGGCGGAAAAAGTATTTTAGCTTTTTTACCTAAAGAAGAATCTAATAGCATTTTAAAAAAAATTAGTCTTACTAAATACACAAAAAACACCATTACATCTAAAAAGGAGTTTAAAGAAACGCTAGCCTTGGTTAAACAAAATGGTTATGCCATAGATAACGGTGAAGATATACAAGGTATACACTGTATTGGTGCACCAATATTTAATGAGTCTGGCTACCCTGTTGCTGCACTCTGGATTACAGCTCCACACGGTAGACTACCACATGAAGAATTTCATAAAAAAGGACAAATTGTAGCAAAATACGCCTTAGAAATATCTGTTAAACTTGGTTTTATTTCTCAATAA
- a CDS encoding zinc-dependent alcohol dehydrogenase produces MIATQYKGNKNFAVIDKKIEEPKDDEVRIKVAYSGVCGTDVHIYHGMMDKRVSIPQTIGHEMSGVIDVVGKNVTNFKAGEKVVVRPLDDRKVKPSDKGFNHICEDLKFIGIDSPGSMQQYWNVPAFVLHKLKPETDLKLAALIEPLSVATHDVRRSGLVKGETAVVLGGGPIGMLVAMVAKEVGAQVIISEVNPTRIKMAKDLGFDAVNPTEVDLVAYVKSKTEDKRADVVFEVAGVQPALDIMCEVAGIRGRILMVAIHGDKKPVDLFKFFWKELSLIGARVYEKEDYEKSIELITENKLPFEAMITDVQPLSKIQQVFENIDKNPSGMKVLMDCSL; encoded by the coding sequence ATGATAGCAACACAATATAAAGGCAATAAAAATTTTGCTGTAATTGATAAAAAAATTGAAGAACCCAAAGATGATGAGGTTCGTATAAAAGTAGCCTATTCTGGCGTTTGCGGTACAGATGTACACATTTATCATGGTATGATGGATAAAAGAGTTTCTATACCGCAAACAATTGGCCATGAAATGTCTGGTGTTATTGATGTTGTAGGTAAAAATGTAACCAATTTTAAAGCAGGAGAAAAAGTTGTAGTAAGACCTTTAGATGACAGAAAAGTAAAACCTTCTGATAAAGGGTTTAATCATATCTGTGAGGACTTAAAATTTATTGGTATTGACAGTCCTGGTTCTATGCAACAGTACTGGAACGTACCTGCGTTTGTTTTACACAAGCTAAAACCAGAAACAGATTTAAAATTAGCTGCGCTAATTGAGCCATTGTCTGTGGCAACACATGATGTACGCAGAAGCGGACTAGTTAAAGGTGAAACTGCTGTTGTTTTAGGTGGCGGGCCAATTGGTATGTTGGTTGCTATGGTTGCTAAGGAAGTTGGCGCACAGGTTATAATTTCTGAAGTAAACCCTACAAGAATTAAAATGGCAAAAGACCTAGGTTTTGACGCTGTTAACCCAACTGAGGTTGATTTAGTAGCATACGTTAAAAGTAAAACAGAGGACAAAAGAGCAGATGTTGTTTTTGAAGTAGCTGGCGTACAACCTGCTTTAGATATTATGTGTGAGGTTGCAGGTATTAGAGGCAGAATTTTAATGGTTGCTATTCATGGAGATAAAAAACCTGTAGATCTTTTTAAGTTTTTTTGGAAAGAATTGAGCTTAATTGGTGCTAGAGTTTATGAAAAAGAAGATTATGAAAAATCTATAGAGCTTATTACAGAAAACAAACTTCCTTTTGAGGCTATGATTACAGATGTACAGCCTTTAAGCAAAATTCAGCAAGTGTTTGAAAACATTGATAAAAACCCTTCTGGAATGAAAGTATTGATGGATTGCAGTTTATAA
- a CDS encoding SDR family oxidoreductase: MSVLDTFKLKGKTALVTGCKRGIGKAMAIGLAEAGANIIGVSASLELTGSSVAKEVEAKGKNFSAYQCDFSDRKALYTFINQVKKDHQQIDILINNAGTILRAPAVEHPDEMWDKVIEVNQNAQFILTREIGKEMVARGNGKIVFTASLLTYQGGITVPGYAASKGAIGQLTMAFANEWAGKGVNVNAIAPGYIATDNTEALRNNPERAESILARIPAGRWGKPEDFAGPVVFLASEAANYMSGAVMLVDGGWMGR; the protein is encoded by the coding sequence ATGAGTGTTTTAGATACATTTAAATTAAAAGGTAAAACAGCTTTAGTAACAGGCTGTAAAAGAGGTATAGGTAAAGCTATGGCTATTGGCTTAGCAGAAGCTGGTGCAAATATTATTGGGGTTTCTGCTAGTTTAGAATTAACCGGTAGTAGTGTGGCTAAAGAAGTAGAAGCAAAAGGCAAAAATTTTAGTGCTTATCAATGCGATTTCTCTGATAGAAAAGCTTTGTACACATTTATCAATCAGGTAAAAAAAGATCATCAACAAATAGATATTTTAATCAATAACGCTGGTACAATTTTAAGAGCTCCTGCTGTAGAACATCCAGATGAAATGTGGGATAAGGTAATTGAAGTAAACCAAAATGCACAATTTATACTTACCAGAGAAATTGGTAAAGAAATGGTTGCTAGAGGTAACGGAAAAATTGTTTTTACAGCTTCATTATTAACATACCAAGGTGGCATTACTGTTCCTGGTTATGCTGCAAGCAAGGGTGCTATAGGCCAATTAACTATGGCCTTTGCAAATGAGTGGGCAGGCAAAGGGGTAAATGTAAACGCAATTGCTCCTGGTTACATTGCTACAGACAATACTGAAGCTTTACGTAATAATCCAGAGAGAGCAGAATCTATTTTAGCAAGAATTCCTGCTGGAAGATGGGGAAAACCAGAAGATTTTGCTGGTCCTGTAGTTTTTTTAGCTTCTGAAGCTGCTAATTATATGAGTGGAGCTGTTATGCTAGTAGACGGCGGATGGATGGGAAGATAA
- a CDS encoding sulfatase — MHHQNIKITVLLFVLLEVSLLFGQQKPNIVFILSDDAGYADFGFQGSTEFKTPELDKLAKKSVKFTQAYVSAAVCGPSRAGMLTGQYQQKFGFEENNVPGYMSSSGLLGDQMGLPTNQLTIADYLKKQGYTTALFGKWHMGNADLFHPTKRGFDEFYGFRGGSRSYLPYDKNNVLTKNEDRLEKGFGNYLEHKGYLTDKLANEAISFINKNKKTPFFIYLSFNAVHTPMEATKEDLKYFSHLTGKRKTLAAMTLAMDRAIGTVLDELKKQGLDKNTLVVFTNDNGGPSDANQSNNNPLSGTKANHLEGGIRVPFLMSWPGKLKKNTTYNYPISTLDLFPTFLNVANGNSSKLKQLDGVDLMPYVKGENKERPHKVLFWKKENRAAIRNMDWKLIRFPDRPAELYNIKKDISEVHNLAYQYPKKVKELYKQLFAWELTLERPLWQLRREFEGYAAKRMDAYKKTNTK; from the coding sequence ATGCATCATCAAAATATAAAAATAACGGTTCTCTTATTTGTTCTTTTAGAGGTGAGTTTACTATTTGGACAACAAAAACCCAATATTGTTTTTATACTTTCTGATGATGCTGGTTATGCTGATTTTGGTTTTCAAGGTAGTACTGAGTTTAAAACTCCAGAGTTAGATAAACTTGCAAAAAAAAGTGTGAAATTTACACAAGCATATGTAAGTGCAGCTGTTTGTGGACCATCTAGAGCAGGAATGCTTACCGGGCAGTACCAGCAAAAATTTGGTTTTGAAGAAAATAATGTACCTGGTTATATGAGTAGTTCTGGCTTACTAGGTGATCAAATGGGATTGCCCACAAACCAACTTACTATTGCAGACTATTTAAAAAAACAAGGATATACTACTGCCCTATTTGGAAAATGGCATATGGGTAACGCAGATCTTTTTCACCCAACAAAACGAGGCTTTGACGAATTTTATGGTTTTAGAGGTGGTTCACGTAGCTATTTACCATATGATAAAAACAATGTACTAACCAAAAATGAAGACAGATTAGAAAAAGGTTTTGGAAATTATTTAGAACACAAAGGCTATCTTACAGACAAATTAGCCAATGAGGCTATATCATTCATCAATAAAAATAAAAAAACTCCCTTTTTTATTTACCTGTCTTTTAACGCTGTACATACTCCAATGGAGGCTACAAAAGAAGACCTAAAGTATTTTTCTCATTTAACTGGTAAAAGAAAAACATTAGCTGCAATGACTTTAGCTATGGACAGAGCTATTGGAACTGTTTTAGATGAACTAAAAAAACAAGGATTAGATAAAAATACTTTAGTTGTATTTACCAATGATAACGGCGGACCATCAGATGCAAACCAATCTAACAATAATCCGCTTAGCGGCACAAAAGCTAACCATTTAGAAGGTGGTATTAGAGTGCCTTTTTTAATGTCATGGCCTGGTAAGCTTAAGAAAAATACAACTTACAACTACCCAATTAGCACCTTAGATCTTTTTCCAACATTTTTAAATGTAGCAAACGGAAACTCATCAAAATTAAAACAACTAGACGGTGTAGACCTAATGCCTTATGTAAAAGGAGAAAATAAAGAGAGACCGCATAAGGTTCTTTTCTGGAAAAAAGAAAACAGAGCCGCTATTAGAAATATGGATTGGAAACTAATACGATTTCCTGATAGGCCTGCTGAACTATACAATATAAAAAAAGATATTTCTGAAGTACATAACCTTGCTTATCAATATCCTAAAAAAGTTAAAGAGCTATACAAGCAATTATTTGCTTGGGAACTAACATTAGAAAGACCACTTTGGCAATTAAGAAGAGAGTTTGAAGGTTATGCTGCAAAACGCATGGATGCTTACAAAAAAACAAACACAAAATAA